One genomic segment of Hordeum vulgare subsp. vulgare chromosome 2H, MorexV3_pseudomolecules_assembly, whole genome shotgun sequence includes these proteins:
- the LOC123426702 gene encoding histone H3.2, with product MARTKQTARKSTGGKAPRKQLATKAARKSAPATGGVKKPHRFRPGTVALREIRKYQKSTELLIRKLPFQRLVREIAQDFKTDLRFQSSAVSALQEAAEAYLVGLFEDTNLCAIHAKRVTIMPKDIQLARRIRGERA from the coding sequence ATGGCCCGCACCAAGCAGACGGCGCGCAAGTCCACGGGCGGGAAGGCGCCGCGGAAGCAGCTGGCGACGAAGGCGGCGCGCAAGTCGGCGCCGGCCACCGGCGGCGTGAAGAAGCCGCACAGGTTCCGCCCCGGGACCGTGGCGCTGCGCGAGATCCGCAAGTACCAGAAGAGCACGGAGCTGCTGATCCGGAAGCTGCCGTTCCAGCGGCTGGTGCGGGAGATCGCGCAGGACTTCAAGACGGACCTCCGGTTCCAGTCGTCCGCCGTGTCCGCGCTGCAGGAGGCCGCGGAGGCGTACCTGGTGGGGCTGTTCGAGGACACCAACCTCTGCGCCATCCACGCCAAGAGGGTCACCATCATGCCCAAGGACATCCAGCTCGCGCGCCGCATCAGGGGCGAGAGGGCCTGA